In Nocardia sputorum, a single genomic region encodes these proteins:
- a CDS encoding TetR/AcrR family transcriptional regulator, whose product MERGSLLKARAGGKLHGGNHGIAPEEVVAAQRARMLVAMIEAAADRGYAAATVADVLKRAEVSRMTFYQHFANKEACFLAAYDMAVEIVMTRIAGALAADGTPLERIDRALEAYFSTLAQEPQVAKVFLVEAYAAGRPVLERRLATQAALVDGFAATLGATHPHQRLAGEAVIGAVVSLATNRVVAGDFAALPALREPLMSSLIRNLV is encoded by the coding sequence GTGGAGCGAGGATCGTTGCTGAAGGCGCGGGCGGGCGGCAAACTGCACGGCGGCAATCACGGCATCGCGCCGGAAGAGGTGGTGGCCGCGCAGCGGGCCCGCATGCTGGTGGCGATGATCGAGGCGGCCGCGGACCGGGGGTACGCGGCGGCGACGGTGGCGGACGTACTGAAGCGGGCCGAGGTGTCGCGAATGACGTTCTACCAGCACTTCGCGAACAAGGAGGCGTGTTTCCTCGCCGCCTACGACATGGCCGTGGAGATCGTGATGACCCGCATCGCGGGAGCGCTCGCGGCCGACGGCACGCCGCTCGAGCGGATAGACCGCGCACTGGAGGCGTACTTCTCCACCCTGGCGCAGGAACCGCAGGTCGCGAAGGTCTTCCTGGTAGAGGCGTACGCGGCGGGGAGGCCGGTGCTGGAGCGGCGGCTGGCGACCCAGGCCGCGTTGGTCGACGGATTCGCCGCGACCCTCGGCGCGACCCATCCGCATCAGCGGCTGGCGGGGGAGGCGGTGATCGGCGCGGTCGTCTCGCTGGCGACCAACCGGGTCGTCGCGGGCGACTTCGCCGCCCTGCCCGCGTTGCGCGAGCCGCTGATGTCGTCGCTGATCAGGAATCTGGTGTGA
- a CDS encoding TetR/AcrR family transcriptional regulator, translated as MTRTVSGTYRGASTAERREDRRRRLLDAALDIMGTQGLSALTVRGVCEQAKVGPRFFYEAFPDRDALASGVLAEIQQAALDRAKAAIAETTGKPADRIRAGVAALIVELTDDPRRAKVAFAQTYGDEALMRSRFAGMRQVADVIIEQTRLVLELPEGQDTAIAATSQLITGGAAELVLVWLDGGLDVDRDGLIALLADFTVAMLDRLPAVAGRLSGLTPDS; from the coding sequence GTGACCCGTACCGTCAGCGGCACCTACCGCGGAGCCTCCACGGCCGAGCGCCGCGAGGACCGGCGCAGGCGGTTGCTCGACGCCGCCCTCGACATCATGGGCACTCAGGGATTGTCGGCATTGACCGTGCGCGGGGTGTGCGAGCAGGCCAAGGTCGGCCCACGCTTCTTCTACGAAGCGTTCCCCGACCGCGACGCGCTCGCCTCCGGCGTGCTGGCCGAGATCCAGCAGGCGGCGCTCGACCGGGCGAAGGCCGCGATCGCCGAGACCACGGGCAAGCCCGCCGACCGAATCCGCGCCGGGGTCGCGGCCCTCATCGTCGAACTCACCGACGACCCGCGGCGCGCGAAGGTGGCGTTCGCCCAGACCTACGGCGACGAAGCGCTCATGCGCAGCCGCTTCGCCGGGATGCGCCAGGTCGCCGACGTCATCATCGAGCAGACGCGTCTGGTGCTGGAACTGCCCGAAGGACAGGACACCGCGATCGCCGCGACCTCCCAGCTGATCACCGGCGGCGCCGCCGAGCTGGTCCTGGTCTGGCTGGACGGCGGCCTCGACGTCGACCGGGACGGGCTCATCGCCCTGCTCGCCGATTTCACCGTGGCCATGCTCGACCGGCTGCCTGCGGTCGCCGGGCGACTGTCCGGCCTCACACCAGATTCCTGA
- a CDS encoding cytochrome P450: MSLLVPQSFDEVSGTIRQARTTWAWHAQRAAARAVARYPAHVRPLADPPPGSGLKPVLGDFGLPGIGYSVHALADPIGFARERFDRFGPVQWFGMLGRRMVTFGSPEGYEAVMLDRNKALSAQRGWEWLIGPFFRGGLLLRDFDDHLFHRRVMQQAFTRPRLIGYLDMTTPRITRGLANWEPADDFRVYRAIKKLLLQQATEVFAGAEPSADAARLERAFEDAVRGGAALIRANVPGGVWARGVRGRRVLEEHFRRELPAKRAGGGNDLFSVLCRASTADGETFTDAEVVEHMIFVMMAAHDTSTIAASMLVYELGRHPEWQERLRAESVALGKPALDYDDLDRLPSLDLAFKEALRVYSPVAQQVRETIADTDILGYYLPKGTFILCGTYGLMRNAEYWHDPDTFDPERFAEHRREDRSHRFAWAPFGGGAHKCIGLYFGGMTVKAVVHQMLLRYRWSVPDGYQVPLVAGTGPVPADGLPIRLERIDR; encoded by the coding sequence ATGAGTCTGCTTGTGCCCCAGTCGTTCGACGAGGTCTCCGGCACGATCCGCCAGGCGCGGACCACCTGGGCGTGGCACGCGCAGCGCGCGGCCGCGCGGGCGGTCGCGCGTTACCCGGCGCACGTGCGTCCGCTGGCCGATCCACCGCCGGGTAGCGGGCTGAAGCCGGTGCTCGGCGACTTCGGGCTGCCCGGGATCGGGTACAGCGTGCACGCGCTGGCCGACCCGATCGGCTTCGCGCGAGAGCGATTCGATCGCTTCGGCCCCGTGCAGTGGTTCGGCATGCTCGGCCGCAGGATGGTCACCTTCGGCAGCCCCGAGGGGTACGAGGCGGTGATGCTGGATCGGAACAAGGCGCTGTCGGCGCAGCGCGGCTGGGAGTGGCTGATCGGTCCGTTCTTCCGCGGTGGATTGTTGCTGCGCGATTTCGACGACCACCTGTTCCACCGGCGCGTCATGCAGCAGGCATTCACGCGGCCGCGATTGATCGGCTACCTCGATATGACCACGCCGCGCATCACCCGTGGCCTCGCCAACTGGGAGCCCGCCGACGACTTCCGCGTCTACCGCGCGATCAAGAAACTGCTGCTCCAGCAGGCCACCGAAGTCTTCGCGGGCGCCGAACCCAGCGCGGACGCGGCACGGCTGGAGCGCGCCTTCGAGGACGCGGTGCGCGGCGGGGCCGCGCTGATCCGGGCGAACGTGCCGGGCGGGGTGTGGGCCCGGGGCGTGCGCGGCCGCCGAGTGCTCGAGGAACACTTCCGCCGCGAGCTGCCCGCGAAGCGCGCGGGCGGCGGCAACGATTTGTTCAGCGTGCTGTGCCGGGCGAGCACCGCCGACGGCGAGACCTTCACCGACGCGGAAGTGGTCGAGCACATGATCTTCGTGATGATGGCCGCCCACGACACCAGCACCATCGCCGCGTCCATGCTCGTCTACGAACTCGGCAGGCATCCGGAATGGCAGGAACGGCTGCGGGCGGAATCCGTCGCGCTGGGCAAGCCCGCGCTGGACTACGACGATCTCGACCGCCTGCCCTCGCTCGACCTCGCGTTCAAGGAGGCGCTGCGGGTCTACTCGCCGGTGGCGCAACAGGTTCGCGAAACCATCGCCGACACCGACATCCTCGGGTACTACCTGCCGAAGGGAACGTTCATCCTGTGCGGCACGTACGGGCTCATGCGCAACGCGGAGTACTGGCACGACCCCGACACCTTCGACCCGGAGCGCTTCGCCGAGCATCGCCGCGAGGACCGATCGCACCGCTTCGCGTGGGCGCCCTTCGGCGGCGGGGCGCACAAGTGCATCGGCCTCTACTTCGGCGGTATGACGGTGAAAGCCGTTGTCCATCAGATGCTGTTGCGGTACCGCTGGAGCGTGCCGGACGGCTACCAGGTGCCGCTGGTCGCCGGGACCGGGCCGGTGCCCGCCGACGGCCTGCCCATCCGGCTGGAGCGGATCGACCGATGA
- a CDS encoding ferredoxin, translating into MRIVADRTVCAGHGMCEALAPDLFRVGADGIVAPVDTVTSPERDLLQLVVDSCPVQALRLA; encoded by the coding sequence ATGAGAATCGTCGCCGACCGCACCGTGTGCGCGGGGCACGGCATGTGCGAAGCACTGGCTCCCGATCTGTTCCGGGTCGGCGCGGACGGGATCGTCGCGCCGGTCGACACGGTCACCTCGCCCGAGCGGGACCTGCTCCAGCTCGTCGTGGACAGTTGCCCGGTCCAGGCGCTGCGCCTGGCCTGA
- a CDS encoding uracil-DNA glycosylase → MCRSIAELDAAVADCFACPRLVAWRELVARQKRAAFRDQTYWGRPVPGFGPADARMLIVGLAPAAHGGNRTGRMFTGDRSGDVLYAALYAVGLANQPTAVDRDDGLRLDGVRITAPVHCAPPDNKPTPEERDRCGHWLDTELRLLTPTVRSVVVLGAFGWQALLPVLAGAGWVVPRPRPRFGHGAHVELAAADAGRNPLHLFGCYHVSQQNTFTGRLTPAMLEEVLADAAETAGLQVRRSHAPRG, encoded by the coding sequence GTGTGCCGGTCCATCGCCGAGCTCGACGCGGCGGTCGCCGACTGCTTCGCCTGCCCGCGCCTGGTCGCCTGGCGCGAACTCGTCGCGCGGCAGAAACGCGCCGCCTTCCGCGACCAGACCTATTGGGGCCGTCCGGTGCCCGGATTCGGCCCGGCGGACGCCCGGATGCTGATCGTGGGACTCGCGCCCGCCGCGCACGGCGGCAACCGCACCGGCCGCATGTTCACCGGCGACCGCAGCGGGGACGTGCTCTACGCGGCGCTGTACGCGGTCGGCCTCGCCAACCAGCCGACCGCGGTCGACCGCGACGACGGCCTGCGGCTCGACGGCGTGCGGATCACCGCCCCGGTGCACTGTGCGCCGCCGGACAACAAGCCGACGCCCGAGGAACGGGACCGTTGCGGCCACTGGCTGGACACCGAACTGCGTCTGCTGACACCCACCGTGCGCTCGGTGGTGGTCCTCGGCGCGTTCGGCTGGCAGGCCTTGCTCCCGGTGCTCGCGGGTGCGGGCTGGGTGGTGCCGCGCCCGCGACCGCGGTTCGGCCACGGCGCGCACGTGGAACTGGCCGCCGCCGATGCCGGCCGGAACCCGCTGCATCTGTTCGGCTGCTATCACGTCAGCCAGCAGAACACCTTCACCGGACGACTCACTCCGGCCATGCTGGAGGAGGTGCTGGCCGACGCGGCGGAAACCGCCGGGCTCCAGGTGCGGCGAAGTCACGCGCCGCGCGGGTGA
- a CDS encoding GyrI-like domain-containing protein has translation MQFEIVERDETWVAGLPVRSPKRALGELRDRDLEAAWAAVLHQELGGPLASAYTDYTGELGTYNTQIVGYQCASFDDVTRGHLVARLPRGAYARFSSVGNFPQVMTDLWTQIAYAEEHNQIKRTYTGDFECYPHAYKIDLYLAVDAR, from the coding sequence ATGCAGTTTGAGATCGTCGAGCGGGACGAGACGTGGGTTGCCGGGCTGCCGGTACGCAGCCCCAAACGTGCGCTCGGGGAACTGCGTGACCGCGATCTGGAGGCCGCCTGGGCGGCGGTGTTGCACCAGGAGCTCGGCGGCCCGCTGGCCAGCGCCTACACCGATTACACCGGTGAGCTGGGCACGTACAACACCCAGATCGTCGGCTATCAGTGCGCGTCCTTCGACGACGTCACCCGTGGTCACCTGGTCGCGCGCCTGCCGCGCGGCGCCTACGCCCGTTTCTCCTCGGTCGGCAACTTCCCGCAGGTGATGACCGACCTGTGGACGCAGATCGCCTACGCCGAGGAACACAACCAGATCAAACGGACCTATACCGGCGATTTCGAGTGCTATCCGCACGCCTACAAGATCGATCTGTACCTGGCGGTCGACGCGCGATGA
- a CDS encoding effector binding domain-containing protein codes for MSYAIVVRAEAVYGGLVVPRVRPSFKVSNSDLIEFLKDRLRDRQGGEGPMYTVYVPDPAGNYNAVVCFEYPSPDAVPVGDVLVRVPKGVYARFAPNGDYHDPVEDVWAQVDDATASAEVTRAYREEIEIWHGPESVELFISILV; via the coding sequence ATGAGCTATGCGATCGTGGTGCGTGCCGAGGCGGTCTACGGCGGGCTGGTCGTCCCGCGCGTGCGCCCGAGCTTCAAGGTCAGCAACAGCGACCTGATCGAGTTCCTCAAGGACCGGCTGCGCGACCGTCAGGGTGGTGAGGGGCCGATGTACACGGTGTACGTGCCGGATCCGGCCGGGAACTACAACGCCGTGGTCTGCTTCGAGTACCCGTCCCCGGATGCGGTGCCGGTGGGTGACGTCTTGGTGCGGGTGCCGAAAGGCGTCTACGCCCGTTTCGCGCCGAACGGCGACTATCACGATCCGGTAGAGGACGTCTGGGCGCAGGTCGACGACGCGACAGCGTCGGCCGAGGTCACCCGGGCCTACCGTGAAGAAATCGAGATCTGGCACGGCCCGGAGTCGGTCGAGTTGTTCATTTCGATCCTGGTTTAG
- a CDS encoding Rv1355c family protein: MGDDRPRAADHRPLILDPADPEDARMLAALRDDPRLEFRDLRAALRAELGKMVAPPDIPEGPEADRWIYYPWRAAVIGLPGPRTFRLIRLDRNRNKLTRAEQDRLAERAIGVVGQSAGNAIAHLLAMEGVCGELRLADLDEIEFSNLNRVAGTLFDVGVNKSVVTARRIAELDPYLPVRIFEAGIDENSVDEFLDGLAIVVEECDSLDMKLVIREAAARHRIPVLMETSDRGLLDVERFDLEPQRPAFHGLLGAVRAADLRGLTSREKAPFVVRLLGAAGLSPRLGASLVEVGETVTSWPQLAGDVALGAASVVAAVRRIGLGMKLASGRVRIDVERHLDELADPPPNDEPAWAEAPPESVAGPVESVLACAQRAPSGGNMQPWSLRAEAEDIVVELAPQHSTAMDIGYRGSALALGAALYNARVAAAAHGVLGPHEFIEGAPGSGRLVARLRLGNERSDELAADYPAVLRRGTNRRVGTGTRLADGVLDTLTAVAESAGAHVRAVVDRQGIEEAARLLGDSDRIRYLTPRLYEEMLAEVRWAEDDDPDTGIDARSLELTDDEWAAFQITTRADVMAQLRSWSGGAALGKYTGDRVRSSSAILAVTFDATDPRLTGYAEAGAAVARVWVRAERLGLSVQPISPVYLYARRRGELAAISPDFADTLASLQGRFLDLLEVPEHETMALVLRLSYASAATVRSRRRPVLGVDTSS, encoded by the coding sequence ATGGGCGATGACCGGCCGCGTGCGGCCGACCACCGGCCGCTGATCCTCGACCCCGCCGATCCGGAGGACGCGCGGATGCTCGCCGCGCTGCGCGACGACCCGCGCCTCGAATTCCGCGATCTGCGTGCGGCGTTACGCGCCGAACTCGGCAAAATGGTTGCTCCACCGGATATTCCGGAGGGCCCGGAAGCGGACCGCTGGATCTACTACCCGTGGCGGGCGGCGGTGATCGGATTGCCGGGTCCGCGTACTTTCCGGCTGATCCGGCTGGATCGCAATCGGAACAAATTGACCAGAGCCGAACAGGACCGGCTGGCCGAACGCGCGATAGGGGTCGTCGGGCAAAGCGCCGGGAACGCGATCGCGCATCTGCTCGCCATGGAGGGCGTTTGCGGGGAACTGCGCCTGGCCGATCTGGACGAAATCGAATTTTCGAATCTCAACCGCGTCGCGGGAACTCTGTTCGACGTCGGCGTCAACAAATCGGTGGTAACCGCACGCCGTATCGCCGAATTGGATCCTTATCTGCCGGTGCGGATCTTCGAAGCCGGAATCGACGAGAATTCGGTGGACGAGTTCTTGGACGGCCTCGCGATCGTCGTCGAGGAATGCGATTCGCTCGATATGAAGCTGGTGATCCGTGAGGCGGCGGCCCGCCATCGTATTCCGGTGCTGATGGAAACCAGTGACCGCGGTTTGCTGGACGTCGAGCGTTTCGATCTCGAACCGCAGCGCCCGGCGTTCCACGGGTTGCTCGGTGCGGTTCGCGCGGCGGATCTGCGCGGACTGACGTCGAGGGAGAAGGCGCCGTTCGTGGTGCGGCTGCTCGGTGCCGCCGGGTTGTCGCCGCGGCTGGGCGCGAGCCTGGTCGAAGTCGGCGAGACGGTGACCAGCTGGCCGCAGCTGGCCGGTGACGTCGCGCTGGGCGCCGCGAGCGTGGTGGCCGCCGTACGGCGCATCGGCCTGGGGATGAAGCTGGCCTCCGGTCGGGTCCGGATCGACGTGGAACGGCATCTGGACGAACTCGCCGACCCGCCGCCGAACGACGAGCCGGCGTGGGCCGAGGCGCCGCCGGAGTCCGTCGCCGGACCCGTGGAAAGCGTCCTGGCCTGCGCACAGCGAGCGCCGTCCGGGGGAAACATGCAGCCGTGGTCGTTGCGCGCCGAGGCGGAGGACATCGTCGTCGAACTGGCGCCGCAGCACAGCACTGCGATGGACATCGGCTACCGCGGCAGCGCCCTCGCGCTCGGCGCCGCCCTGTACAACGCGCGGGTCGCCGCGGCCGCGCACGGGGTGCTCGGGCCGCACGAGTTCATCGAGGGCGCGCCGGGATCCGGTCGTCTCGTCGCGCGCCTGCGGCTGGGGAACGAGCGGAGCGATGAGCTCGCCGCCGACTATCCCGCCGTTCTGCGCCGCGGAACCAACCGCAGGGTCGGCACCGGGACCAGGCTGGCCGACGGCGTTCTCGACACGCTCACGGCGGTCGCCGAATCGGCCGGAGCCCATGTGCGCGCGGTTGTGGATCGGCAGGGGATCGAAGAAGCCGCACGTTTGCTGGGTGATTCCGACCGCATCCGGTATCTCACGCCCCGGTTATACGAGGAAATGCTCGCCGAAGTCCGCTGGGCGGAGGACGACGATCCGGATACCGGAATCGACGCGCGCAGCCTGGAACTGACCGACGACGAGTGGGCGGCATTTCAGATCACCACTCGCGCCGACGTCATGGCGCAGTTGCGGTCCTGGTCGGGCGGCGCGGCGCTGGGGAAATACACCGGTGACCGGGTGCGCTCCAGCTCCGCCATTCTGGCGGTGACATTCGACGCGACCGACCCTCGATTGACCGGCTACGCGGAGGCGGGCGCCGCGGTCGCGCGGGTTTGGGTGCGCGCCGAACGCCTCGGATTGTCTGTCCAACCGATTTCCCCCGTATACCTCTACGCCCGACGCCGTGGCGAACTTGCTGCGATTTCCCCCGACTTCGCGGATACACTAGCGTCACTTCAGGGCCGTTTCCTGGACCTGCTGGAAGTGCCTGAGCATGAGACCATGGCGTTGGTGCTTCGCCTGAGCTATGCCTCCGCCGCCACCGTACGCAGCAGGCGGCGTCCGGTGCTCGGTGTGGACACCAGTAGTTAG